A genomic stretch from Telmatocola sphagniphila includes:
- a CDS encoding DUF790 family protein, whose amino-acid sequence MLSGNLIRVTHRKEGIHPKFLKTDDPILLELAERLLEIFRLSGQSRLAEIEESLEEIETEGPLQLIQRGLAKVLMDRSEFDTNSTLSPETIREQAFKLSQQFMKQTDWSAHPARHRDPILRQLAEQHGVPVNVIETTLYADLKSEQRLIRFDDLSAERLLHRYNVALVQALLCRCVRLECWLRKLPATRSRQLARAAKFHRLIAVWQQPTKDHFHLALDGPLSLFSQTQKYGLQLSNFFPHILHCEQWEMTAHLLWGPEKMPKVLALNNKQGLISHVPDFGSYRPAELEVFERSFLKHAANWKLIVEPLPIALKTDLWFPDYILEHLPTAQKVPLEILGFWRKIDLEKLILKIQESFAGQFLIVVSEDRLIDESLSELGSQSIVTFKKTATADGVTQAACRLLGLPAKTKTD is encoded by the coding sequence ATGCTTTCGGGTAATCTCATTCGAGTGACGCATCGGAAAGAAGGCATCCATCCCAAATTTTTGAAGACGGACGATCCGATACTGCTGGAACTGGCCGAGCGGCTCCTGGAGATTTTTCGGCTCTCCGGCCAATCTCGACTGGCCGAGATCGAAGAGTCGCTAGAAGAAATTGAGACGGAGGGACCACTGCAGTTGATTCAGCGCGGGTTGGCCAAAGTCCTGATGGACCGTTCGGAGTTCGATACCAACTCCACTCTGTCGCCAGAAACGATTCGCGAGCAGGCCTTCAAACTCTCTCAGCAGTTCATGAAGCAAACCGATTGGTCGGCCCATCCTGCCCGGCATCGCGATCCGATTCTCAGGCAACTGGCGGAACAGCACGGCGTGCCAGTCAATGTCATTGAGACAACTCTCTATGCCGATCTGAAAAGCGAACAGCGGCTCATTCGATTCGATGATTTATCCGCCGAGCGACTCTTACACCGATACAACGTGGCCCTGGTTCAGGCATTACTTTGCCGCTGCGTCCGATTGGAATGTTGGTTGCGAAAGCTACCTGCGACGCGCAGCCGTCAGTTGGCCCGGGCGGCAAAGTTTCATCGCTTAATTGCCGTGTGGCAGCAACCCACCAAGGATCATTTCCATCTGGCTTTAGACGGGCCTCTTAGCCTGTTCAGCCAGACTCAGAAGTACGGCCTGCAGCTCTCCAATTTTTTTCCTCATATTTTGCACTGCGAACAGTGGGAGATGACTGCCCATTTATTGTGGGGACCGGAAAAAATGCCCAAAGTTCTGGCGCTCAATAATAAACAAGGTCTGATATCCCATGTACCTGATTTTGGAAGTTATCGACCTGCGGAGCTGGAGGTTTTTGAGCGATCGTTCTTGAAGCATGCGGCGAATTGGAAGCTGATAGTTGAGCCATTGCCGATTGCTTTAAAAACCGATCTCTGGTTTCCGGACTATATTCTTGAGCACCTGCCAACTGCGCAGAAAGTTCCGTTAGAGATTCTGGGATTCTGGCGGAAAATCGATCTGGAGAAACTGATCCTGAAGATCCAGGAGAGTTTTGCGGGCCAATTTCTGATTGTGGTCTCCGAAGACCGATTGATCGATGAATCGCTCAGCGAACTCGGATCCCAATCGATCGTGACTTTCAAGAAGACGGCCACAGCCGATGGCGTAACTCAGGCAGCATGCAGACTTTTGGGGCTCCCGGCAAAAACCAAGACCGATTGA
- the dapB gene encoding 4-hydroxy-tetrahydrodipicolinate reductase, with protein sequence MSKIRYAMNGACGRMGQRIIALGHEDHGLSLVAALDSGKHPAFGKDAGELAGVGKLEIPITSELPFDQHPEVVIDFSTPEGSMEILKTCVARKIPLVVATTGHSAEQKREIEAAAHATALLLSPSMSLVVNLLFKLVQQASQALMGKGFDVEIIERHHRMKKDSPSGTAMQFARIIQETMGQSKIVHGREGIVGERPLDEIGMHAIRGGDNVGEHTIMFSALGETMELIHKGYSRDSYARGALLAAKFLAGKPAGRYTMYDVLGL encoded by the coding sequence ATGAGCAAAATTCGCTACGCAATGAACGGAGCCTGCGGACGGATGGGACAGCGGATCATCGCGTTGGGACACGAAGATCATGGCTTGTCGCTGGTGGCCGCCCTCGATTCGGGAAAGCATCCCGCCTTCGGGAAAGATGCGGGAGAACTGGCCGGCGTGGGTAAACTGGAGATTCCCATCACTTCGGAACTTCCTTTCGACCAGCATCCGGAAGTCGTCATCGATTTTTCGACTCCCGAAGGCTCCATGGAAATTCTGAAGACTTGCGTGGCTCGAAAAATTCCCCTGGTAGTCGCTACGACCGGGCACTCGGCGGAGCAAAAACGGGAAATCGAAGCAGCAGCCCACGCGACCGCCCTCCTGCTTTCCCCCAGCATGAGTCTGGTGGTCAATCTGCTTTTCAAACTCGTTCAGCAAGCCAGTCAAGCCTTGATGGGTAAGGGTTTTGACGTGGAAATTATCGAACGGCACCACCGCATGAAGAAAGATTCTCCCAGCGGAACTGCCATGCAGTTTGCCCGGATCATTCAAGAGACGATGGGGCAGTCGAAAATCGTGCATGGCCGGGAAGGTATAGTCGGGGAACGTCCACTGGATGAAATTGGTATGCATGCGATTCGGGGTGGCGACAATGTGGGCGAGCACACCATCATGTTCAGTGCACTCGGCGAAACCATGGAATTGATTCACAAGGGATACAGTCGGGACAGTTATGCCCGGGGGGCACTACTCGCTGCTAAATTTCTGGCAGGGAAACCGGCCGGACGATATACCATGTATGACGTACTGGGCCTGTAG
- a CDS encoding thiamine pyrophosphate-binding protein, translated as MEFQFSRRGLFEGMAALGTVAILAPQAEAIDGPLVKHRREKGIVKGHMTGAQAVVETLIVEGTDCVYGIPGAQENELWDVLKAKKLPYLLCTHEYSAACMADGYARSTGKPGVICIVPGPGVTNSLTGLGEALLDSVPIVAIVGDVARGEKGKPFQVHCLDQTALLKPVTKGVFSVSEVIQIPEAIRNAFALATCGEPGPTAVVIPYNLLIEAGMMNSPARADVGVPFDEAAFQKALCILRNKNLRVGIYAGLGCMDYSAQLVQVAELLQAPVATSISGKGCIPETHPLAVGWGYGPQGTYTAEHVFNTKLLHPHAGVDCILAIGVKYSEVSTGFYQNPAGKHHIHVDINPENLGRIHTPDVCVNADAGIFFDELLKQADAVCRPKETQIISRISAARVQEVKNRSESYARCGVDPMQVVLALRKALCEDALVFVDVTASEHLAAEAFTTCKPRTYFNPTDNQAMGWSIPAALGAQKAHPGRMVVTLTGDGCFLMTGLEISTAAREGLPVKFFILDDQAYHYMQMLQKPAYNRTTATHLAKLDYTALAQGLGVAYQEINSAANLESGIRGALNYAGPVLVRIVTDYGDRKIRWIESVRAKYTKELTPLQKSRFAARLGIRTVGLNKVND; from the coding sequence ATGGAATTCCAATTTTCGCGCCGCGGATTGTTTGAAGGCATGGCTGCTCTGGGAACCGTAGCGATTCTCGCTCCCCAAGCGGAAGCGATTGACGGCCCGCTGGTTAAACATCGACGAGAAAAAGGGATCGTGAAAGGTCACATGACGGGGGCTCAAGCCGTTGTCGAGACTTTAATCGTTGAAGGAACCGATTGCGTTTACGGCATTCCCGGCGCGCAAGAAAATGAACTTTGGGACGTTTTGAAGGCGAAAAAGCTTCCGTACCTCCTTTGCACGCACGAGTATTCCGCTGCCTGCATGGCCGATGGTTATGCTCGCAGCACAGGTAAACCGGGAGTCATTTGCATCGTTCCCGGCCCCGGGGTCACGAACTCGCTCACAGGTCTCGGGGAAGCACTGCTCGATTCGGTTCCTATCGTGGCCATCGTCGGGGATGTTGCTCGCGGCGAAAAAGGCAAACCTTTTCAGGTTCATTGCCTCGATCAAACCGCTTTATTGAAGCCGGTAACGAAGGGGGTCTTTTCCGTCAGCGAAGTGATTCAGATTCCCGAGGCAATTCGCAACGCTTTCGCTCTCGCGACTTGCGGTGAGCCCGGCCCGACGGCGGTGGTGATCCCCTATAACCTGCTCATTGAGGCGGGAATGATGAATTCACCGGCGCGGGCCGATGTCGGCGTTCCGTTCGACGAAGCGGCTTTTCAAAAAGCCTTGTGCATCCTTCGAAACAAGAATCTGCGCGTCGGAATATATGCCGGTCTGGGCTGCATGGATTATTCGGCTCAGCTCGTTCAAGTGGCTGAACTTCTGCAAGCTCCGGTCGCTACGAGCATCTCCGGTAAAGGCTGCATTCCTGAAACGCATCCCTTAGCGGTGGGCTGGGGTTATGGACCGCAGGGGACCTACACGGCCGAGCATGTCTTCAACACCAAGTTGCTGCATCCGCATGCCGGTGTCGATTGCATCTTGGCCATCGGGGTGAAGTACAGCGAGGTATCGACCGGGTTCTATCAGAATCCGGCGGGGAAGCATCACATCCATGTGGATATCAATCCGGAGAATCTGGGCCGAATTCACACGCCCGATGTTTGTGTGAACGCGGACGCGGGAATTTTCTTCGATGAACTCCTCAAGCAAGCCGATGCCGTTTGCCGTCCCAAAGAAACACAAATTATCAGCAGAATCTCGGCCGCTCGAGTTCAGGAAGTGAAAAATCGCTCCGAGTCCTATGCTCGTTGCGGGGTCGATCCGATGCAGGTCGTTCTGGCCCTACGCAAAGCACTCTGTGAAGATGCGCTGGTATTTGTCGATGTTACAGCTTCGGAACATCTGGCCGCTGAGGCGTTCACCACTTGCAAACCCCGTACGTACTTCAATCCGACCGATAATCAGGCGATGGGTTGGTCAATTCCGGCGGCTTTAGGAGCACAAAAAGCTCATCCGGGTCGAATGGTGGTCACTCTCACCGGGGATGGCTGCTTCTTGATGACCGGCCTGGAGATTTCAACGGCCGCACGGGAAGGGCTCCCAGTGAAGTTTTTCATTCTGGACGATCAAGCCTATCACTACATGCAGATGCTGCAGAAACCGGCCTACAATCGCACCACGGCAACTCATCTGGCTAAGCTGGACTATACAGCCTTAGCTCAGGGATTAGGCGTGGCCTACCAGGAAATCAATTCGGCGGCGAATCTGGAATCCGGAATTCGCGGAGCTTTGAACTACGCCGGCCCAGTACTAGTGAGAATCGTCACCGATTACGGGGATCGGAAGATTCGCTGGATCGAAAGTGTCCGGGCCAAGTACACCAAGGAACTCACACCACTTCAGAAGAGTCGCTTCGCCGCGCGATTGGGAATTCGTACGGTCGGCCTGAACAAAGTGAACGATTGA
- a CDS encoding tetratricopeptide repeat protein encodes MPKVHPLRLLLLFLALCLLAGSLAAAHTLNYAQVAHAYLHQAELSRAANNEARAIHYQRLYLQKQPDAPNVLQTQAELLSTKSDRPSLDEALILLERLLLLQPTNRTAREKLIDLTIQAGRFRDSQHHIEELLKTEKPNAKLLSQLAICRWANLELNGAEELFVSALERDISYREAVFGLFDLGLMKRDTDLMRSALCVLESIFPEDPETVTRLFQFAQLQPQ; translated from the coding sequence ATGCCAAAAGTTCACCCTCTTCGACTACTATTACTCTTCTTGGCTTTGTGCCTCCTAGCCGGCTCCCTGGCTGCGGCGCACACCCTTAATTACGCTCAGGTCGCCCACGCCTATCTGCACCAGGCCGAGTTATCCCGCGCGGCAAACAACGAAGCCCGAGCCATCCATTATCAAAGGCTTTATCTGCAGAAGCAGCCCGATGCTCCAAACGTCCTTCAAACTCAGGCGGAACTTCTCTCGACAAAAAGTGATCGTCCCTCACTCGATGAGGCACTTATTCTACTGGAAAGATTGTTACTATTACAACCCACGAACCGCACTGCCCGTGAGAAGTTGATTGATCTTACGATTCAGGCGGGGCGGTTTAGAGATTCGCAGCATCACATCGAAGAACTGCTGAAAACGGAGAAACCCAACGCTAAGCTCTTGAGCCAATTGGCGATATGCCGCTGGGCCAACCTCGAATTGAATGGGGCCGAAGAACTCTTTGTCTCCGCGCTCGAACGGGACATTTCTTACAGGGAGGCGGTATTCGGGCTATTCGATCTGGGGCTGATGAAACGCGATACGGACTTGATGCGGAGTGCTCTTTGCGTTTTAGAATCGATTTTTCCGGAAGATCCGGAAACGGTAACGCGGCTCTTTCAATTTGCTCAACTTCAACCACAGTAA
- a CDS encoding formaldehyde-activating enzyme encodes MSKKYLMCTAEALVEGDKDYLCAEPEIVIGDLEGPVGTALATLLGDQVQGHTRVFALLNSDVQVKPATLMVSKVTVKDSRYTNILMGTVQAAIANGVLDAVRAGDIPKKKADSMGIIYSVWLDPVILKYPASEIDHTALFQIHRAATAKVIKKAMEGEPTIDWLLENQDKVEHYFHQQGLEGKL; translated from the coding sequence ATGTCCAAGAAATATTTGATGTGTACGGCGGAAGCCCTGGTCGAAGGAGATAAAGACTACCTGTGCGCCGAACCGGAGATCGTGATCGGCGATCTGGAAGGTCCTGTCGGTACTGCGCTGGCCACACTTCTGGGAGATCAGGTTCAGGGACACACACGCGTCTTTGCACTTCTTAACAGCGATGTGCAGGTCAAACCGGCCACATTAATGGTCAGCAAGGTTACCGTCAAAGATTCCCGCTACACCAACATCCTGATGGGAACGGTTCAAGCGGCTATTGCCAATGGTGTTCTGGATGCGGTGCGAGCGGGCGATATTCCCAAGAAGAAGGCCGATAGCATGGGAATCATCTATTCGGTCTGGCTCGATCCGGTCATTCTCAAATACCCGGCTTCAGAAATCGACCACACTGCCCTATTCCAAATTCATCGAGCCGCGACGGCCAAGGTGATCAAAAAAGCCATGGAAGGGGAACCGACCATAGATTGGCTGTTGGAAAATCAGGATAAGGTCGAACACTATTTCCATCAGCAAGGGCTCGAAGGTAAGTTGTAG
- a CDS encoding DEAD/DEAH box helicase, which produces MKAPQTRKLGSMDGKGPELTLRFDRGTILVEGIHPSNRNLVPFVQFDPRTKVDRAEGYRYRLIVEELRRKQVSYLDQARDYQPLQFDLKSARNPFPHQKEAVQAWWTANGKGLVVLPTGTGKTFTAILAMIQAARPTLVVTPTIDLLHQWHTELEASFGFPVGMLGGGEYTLSPVTVSTYDSAYIHVERWGNRFGLLIFDECHHLPGATYSMAARMSLAPFRLGLTATPERSDGQEVAYEDLIGPIIYRREITELSGQFLADYRTEQIFIRMSAEEQERFDHNKSVYRSFLSAKQLSISSPEGWRRFLFEAARTKEGWQALQAYRDMKKVERSAEGKFLQLEALLKKHTADRILIFTADNATVYDISRKYLIPALTHQTKTKERRLMLERFHSGEYSTIVTSQVLNEGVDVPAASVGIVLSGTCTVRENVQRLGRILRKRPDKQAILYELILEGTSEVYSSERRRQHNAFG; this is translated from the coding sequence GTGAAAGCTCCGCAAACTCGTAAATTAGGAAGTATGGATGGAAAGGGCCCAGAACTGACACTTCGCTTCGATCGAGGAACGATCCTGGTTGAAGGTATTCATCCTTCCAATCGAAACCTGGTGCCATTCGTTCAATTTGATCCCAGAACAAAAGTCGATCGGGCCGAGGGATATCGCTATCGTTTGATCGTCGAAGAACTCCGTCGCAAACAAGTCTCCTATCTCGATCAGGCACGCGATTATCAGCCGTTACAATTCGATCTAAAATCGGCTCGAAACCCATTCCCACATCAGAAAGAAGCCGTTCAGGCCTGGTGGACGGCGAACGGAAAAGGATTGGTCGTACTCCCCACCGGCACGGGTAAAACTTTCACGGCTATTCTCGCCATGATTCAGGCCGCCCGGCCTACTTTGGTGGTTACGCCCACCATCGACTTGTTGCATCAGTGGCACACGGAATTGGAAGCATCCTTTGGTTTTCCCGTCGGAATGCTGGGCGGCGGCGAATATACCTTGAGCCCGGTGACCGTCTCGACTTACGATTCCGCCTATATTCACGTCGAGCGCTGGGGAAACCGATTTGGGTTACTCATTTTTGACGAATGCCATCATCTGCCCGGTGCAACCTATTCGATGGCCGCCAGAATGAGCCTGGCTCCATTTCGGCTGGGACTAACTGCGACTCCCGAAAGAAGCGACGGCCAGGAAGTCGCCTATGAAGATCTGATCGGTCCGATAATCTATCGCCGCGAAATTACCGAACTTTCCGGTCAATTCCTCGCCGACTACCGAACGGAACAGATTTTTATCCGGATGTCAGCAGAAGAACAGGAACGGTTCGATCACAATAAAAGCGTTTATCGATCGTTCCTGAGTGCGAAGCAGTTGAGCATTTCTTCTCCCGAGGGATGGCGTCGATTTCTGTTCGAGGCCGCACGTACCAAAGAGGGGTGGCAGGCCCTTCAAGCTTATCGCGACATGAAGAAAGTAGAACGATCGGCCGAGGGGAAATTTCTTCAACTCGAAGCTTTACTGAAAAAGCATACGGCCGATCGAATACTGATATTCACAGCGGACAACGCCACGGTCTACGACATCTCCCGCAAATATTTGATACCCGCGCTGACGCATCAGACCAAAACCAAGGAGCGACGGCTGATGCTGGAGCGATTCCACTCGGGGGAGTACTCCACAATCGTTACCAGTCAAGTTCTGAATGAAGGAGTGGATGTTCCCGCGGCGAGCGTAGGTATCGTTCTTTCGGGGACTTGCACTGTGAGGGAAAATGTTCAGCGCTTGGGCCGGATTCTACGAAAGCGTCCGGACAAACAGGCTATCCTCTACGAATTGATTCTGGAGGGTACCTCCGAGGTCTACTCGAGCGAGCGCAGGAGGCAGCATAATGCTTTCGGGTAA
- a CDS encoding FKBP-type peptidyl-prolyl cis-trans isomerase: MKIWLFASLSVMALAIFSIGCSSAEEFNQDKPKLPDLDSKEWKELKDGNGLKIWDVKEGKGDAVKAGATVTIHYTGWTKDGNVFDSSVVRGQKATFPLNRLIKGWQVGIPGMKPGGVRRLYIPYDLAYGAAGRPPQIPAKADLIFEIELFDGK, encoded by the coding sequence ATGAAGATCTGGTTATTCGCTTCGCTATCAGTAATGGCTCTCGCCATTTTCTCCATCGGCTGCAGTTCTGCCGAAGAATTCAATCAGGATAAGCCAAAGCTTCCCGATTTGGATTCCAAAGAATGGAAAGAACTGAAAGATGGCAATGGCTTGAAAATCTGGGATGTCAAAGAAGGAAAAGGCGACGCGGTCAAAGCGGGGGCTACCGTTACGATCCACTATACGGGTTGGACCAAAGACGGTAATGTCTTCGATAGTTCAGTAGTTCGAGGTCAAAAAGCGACTTTCCCGCTGAATCGACTGATCAAGGGCTGGCAAGTCGGTATTCCCGGAATGAAGCCGGGCGGGGTTCGCCGGTTGTACATCCCTTATGATCTGGCTTACGGTGCGGCGGGCCGACCGCCCCAGATCCCTGCTAAAGCCGATCTGATTTTTGAGATTGAACTTTTCGACGGCAAATAA
- a CDS encoding RICIN domain-containing protein: MLKSKWFFGFALLSLFALLGSQAKAADEKYFKIVHAETKKVLALTDNSEEAGARCVLAKDDGSEAQQWSLVKDGEYLKIVNRKSGKVLDVNEASSDDGAEIIQWDAKDDDFDNQRWSWVGKGMAKQLKSKSSGKVLDISEETKVVQKTADDKNKKQLWEAVEVKAKK; the protein is encoded by the coding sequence ATGCTCAAGTCTAAGTGGTTCTTTGGATTCGCCCTGTTAAGCCTTTTCGCGCTGTTGGGCTCTCAGGCCAAAGCCGCTGACGAAAAGTATTTTAAAATCGTACATGCCGAAACGAAAAAGGTTCTGGCGCTGACTGACAACTCGGAAGAAGCCGGTGCGCGTTGCGTGCTGGCCAAGGACGATGGATCTGAAGCACAGCAATGGAGCCTGGTGAAAGACGGCGAGTATCTGAAAATCGTCAATCGCAAATCGGGCAAAGTTCTGGATGTGAACGAAGCTTCCTCAGACGACGGAGCCGAGATTATTCAATGGGACGCCAAGGACGATGATTTTGACAACCAGCGTTGGAGCTGGGTCGGCAAAGGCATGGCCAAACAGCTCAAATCGAAATCGAGTGGAAAAGTTCTCGATATCTCCGAGGAGACAAAAGTCGTTCAGAAAACGGCAGACGACAAGAACAAAAAACAGCTTTGGGAAGCAGTTGAAGTGAAGGCGAAGAAGTAA
- a CDS encoding WD40 repeat domain-containing protein, with the protein MSPTLLWSQTAANSQEIISQRKQEFEKERAEALKKGFSEPDLKNAEQLKLLADKAEKAGNLEQAARTLREARFSIPYLPANLPANVSKILGSQRLQQTGEIQCIALHPKEPKCVASAYDGSVAIWNIENGRQELAFKGSTEKSYAVAWSPDGKWIASSSGKEIHLWDASTGKTAHVLKEHKSEVSSLAFSPDSKTLASASDAPEISIRLWNVESGKSEGVLIEEKERIFQIAYDPTGKIIALVDSRGSLKLYPSKLPEKGPAKILLSTVLYPVSGANCLAFSPDGRSIYTGGSDSNINIRQILIPGASNAPPKPDFRLLSIESTSGHASPVLAIAVSPDGQFLATGGKDNSIKIWDLTKNGLLLRTFFGHSSEVTSLKFTSDSRTLVSGSLDQTIRVWDVSFADAHITLKDHTGYLWACAYSPDGKYFATTGADRQVCLYDATSNKLITQYQAGDSAITSLTFTPDSTQLATAGGDRKIKLWDIPGGKLQKEFLGHKAPIMALAIDPSGKYFLSGSADKTAILWEKETGKVAYTFSDLKSAVSALDFSPNGKWLAIGTADGLLRLFDRNAGFKEVSKLSAHVSGVSCLQFHPNLPFLGTVGGDRLMRYWSISDAMTLTKTSEVNAHGGAISAIAFNKDGTSFATAGSDQFVKVWNAQTRTERTSLRGHTEWVTCVAFAPDGSSILSGGVDKTACVWMMMTSDARSTTGHRRQVTALSIDKSGILATGSDDRTIKIWDMNTGKEKLSLPVDYSTITAMTLLEDGKFLAIGGRAPASNTPLHIVQIWNLETRQIVKTINDMDEVGLIQYLADKKRLIIWSYKEPGSKPVNRIITLDEKFQPIKTVVEKDLETSSLSFTSDGEWAAIATPTGQVLVRAILKDEKITKDLLKASEKSVTDLAFSTDRKRLYTADANGMVKIWNTENFKEEKAFQANSAGQNQLQIHHDSQRMLIFNDQGEVTLWDLSKVVKLRNWTLPTKVNGIVFAPDGKKAYTANADSTIYVLEMP; encoded by the coding sequence TTGAGCCCGACACTACTCTGGTCTCAGACAGCGGCGAATTCTCAGGAGATTATCTCTCAAAGGAAACAGGAGTTCGAAAAAGAGAGAGCGGAAGCCCTGAAAAAGGGGTTCTCAGAGCCCGATTTGAAGAATGCGGAGCAACTCAAACTCCTGGCGGATAAGGCCGAGAAAGCGGGGAATCTCGAACAGGCCGCCCGCACCTTGCGTGAAGCGAGATTTTCGATTCCCTATCTCCCCGCAAACCTGCCTGCCAACGTTTCCAAAATTTTGGGAAGTCAGCGTCTCCAGCAAACGGGTGAAATCCAATGTATCGCTTTGCACCCTAAAGAGCCCAAGTGCGTCGCATCCGCTTATGACGGTTCGGTTGCCATCTGGAATATCGAAAATGGCCGACAGGAGTTGGCTTTTAAAGGATCGACCGAGAAAAGTTATGCCGTCGCCTGGTCGCCCGATGGGAAATGGATTGCCAGTTCTTCCGGCAAAGAAATCCATCTTTGGGACGCTTCGACTGGAAAAACTGCTCACGTTCTTAAAGAACACAAGTCCGAAGTCTCTTCTCTAGCATTTAGTCCCGATAGCAAAACATTGGCGAGTGCCTCCGATGCACCCGAAATATCGATTCGGCTCTGGAATGTCGAAAGCGGAAAGAGCGAAGGCGTTCTAATCGAAGAGAAAGAGCGAATCTTTCAAATCGCTTACGATCCGACCGGGAAGATCATCGCTCTGGTCGATAGTCGCGGTTCGCTCAAGCTCTATCCTTCCAAGCTTCCCGAAAAAGGGCCCGCCAAAATTCTCCTTTCCACCGTTCTGTATCCCGTCAGCGGTGCGAATTGCCTGGCCTTCTCGCCGGATGGCCGAAGCATCTACACCGGCGGTAGTGACAGTAACATCAACATCCGCCAGATTTTGATTCCCGGCGCCTCCAATGCGCCCCCGAAACCGGATTTCCGATTGCTTTCCATAGAATCCACTTCCGGGCATGCTTCACCCGTGCTGGCAATCGCCGTCAGTCCCGATGGCCAATTTCTTGCGACTGGTGGTAAAGACAATTCGATCAAGATCTGGGATCTCACCAAGAATGGACTACTCCTGCGGACGTTTTTCGGTCATAGCTCCGAGGTCACCAGTCTGAAATTTACCTCCGATAGCCGGACGCTTGTCTCGGGAAGCCTGGATCAGACCATTCGAGTCTGGGATGTCAGTTTTGCCGATGCCCATATTACTCTGAAAGATCACACGGGCTATTTATGGGCCTGTGCGTACAGTCCCGATGGGAAGTATTTTGCCACGACCGGAGCCGACCGCCAGGTATGCCTATACGATGCGACGAGCAACAAACTGATAACTCAGTATCAGGCGGGTGATTCCGCAATTACATCGTTAACCTTTACTCCAGACAGCACCCAACTGGCTACGGCCGGAGGCGATCGAAAAATCAAGCTCTGGGACATCCCGGGGGGTAAACTGCAGAAGGAATTCCTCGGGCATAAAGCTCCGATCATGGCTCTGGCCATAGATCCTTCAGGAAAATACTTTCTAAGCGGGTCGGCCGATAAGACCGCAATTCTCTGGGAGAAGGAGACCGGTAAAGTCGCCTACACTTTTTCGGATTTGAAATCGGCTGTCAGTGCTTTGGATTTTTCTCCGAACGGAAAGTGGCTGGCGATTGGAACGGCCGATGGCTTGCTGCGTCTATTCGATCGAAATGCCGGATTTAAGGAAGTCTCAAAACTCTCCGCTCACGTCTCCGGCGTCAGCTGCCTCCAATTTCATCCGAATTTGCCTTTTCTCGGCACGGTTGGTGGAGACCGCTTAATGCGATATTGGTCGATCTCCGACGCGATGACTCTCACCAAGACTTCAGAAGTCAATGCCCATGGCGGGGCGATTAGCGCTATAGCTTTCAACAAGGATGGGACGTCGTTTGCCACCGCTGGAAGCGACCAATTCGTGAAAGTCTGGAATGCTCAAACCCGAACCGAGCGAACCTCCCTGCGCGGCCATACGGAGTGGGTGACTTGCGTGGCGTTCGCCCCGGATGGTTCGAGCATTCTCAGCGGCGGTGTCGACAAAACCGCCTGCGTCTGGATGATGATGACCTCCGATGCTCGATCGACCACTGGTCATCGCCGTCAGGTCACAGCGTTGTCGATCGACAAATCTGGCATCCTGGCAACGGGATCCGATGATCGAACGATCAAGATCTGGGATATGAATACGGGCAAAGAAAAACTTTCGCTGCCGGTCGATTATTCGACGATTACCGCAATGACTCTGCTCGAGGACGGCAAATTCCTGGCCATTGGGGGAAGGGCGCCGGCTTCGAATACTCCCTTGCACATTGTGCAAATCTGGAATCTCGAGACTCGACAGATCGTAAAAACCATAAACGACATGGATGAAGTTGGACTGATCCAATATCTCGCCGATAAAAAGCGACTCATCATCTGGAGCTATAAAGAACCGGGGTCCAAACCGGTGAATCGGATCATTACGCTGGATGAAAAATTCCAACCGATCAAAACCGTGGTCGAAAAGGATCTCGAAACCAGTTCTCTGTCCTTTACATCGGATGGCGAATGGGCGGCGATCGCGACGCCTACCGGGCAGGTCTTGGTTCGGGCGATTCTGAAAGACGAGAAGATCACCAAAGATCTCTTAAAGGCTTCGGAGAAGAGCGTTACCGACCTGGCATTCTCAACCGATCGCAAACGGCTCTACACCGCCGATGCAAACGGCATGGTTAAAATCTGGAACACCGAAAATTTCAAGGAAGAGAAAGCGTTCCAGGCGAACTCCGCCGGGCAGAACCAATTGCAGATCCATCACGACAGCCAGCGGATGCTCATATTCAACGATCAGGGGGAAGTGACGCTCTGGGACCTGAGTAAAGTGGTAAAACTTCGCAACTGGACTTTGCCGACTAAAGTGAACGGCATCGTTTTCGCGCCGGATGGCAAAAAGGCGTATACGGCCAATGCCGATTCCACCATCTACGTGCTGGAAATGCCATAA